A portion of the Rhodanobacter sp. AS-Z3 genome contains these proteins:
- a CDS encoding glycoside hydrolase family 3 N-terminal domain-containing protein: MIGSKWAVLAGASVWVLASGGEARAAVAASPAPGLVTEQALAPSHYSDWPRITSARAVDRHLDAQVHDIVAQMSLAQKIGQMTQAEIKSITPEQVRQYYIGSVLNGGGSWPQGNKHASAADWLALADRYYDASMAVDAPVKLPIIWGTDAVHGHSNVFGATLFPHNVGLGAAHDPELIRQIGAATARAVRATGVDWAFAPTLAVAQNTRWGRTYESFSNYGPLVRVYARAYIDGLQGHFGDANVMATAKHFIGDGATANGTDQGDAKVSRLEMINVHGSGYVGALETGVLSVMASYNSWDDAVDGVNYGKMSGARALLTGALKDKMGFPGFIVSDWNAIGQLPGCSNASCPQAINAGIDMVMVPDDWRAFIANTTHQVQGGEIPMSRIDDAVSRIVRAKLVLGEFGKRPSQRVGAGDASRLQDRALARRAVRESLVLLKNNHDVLPFKRGTKVLVVGKSADTIANQVGGWSLTWQGTDNSNADFPNATSVLAGIRAVDGSANVTYRATTDGVDLKAFDAIIAVIGETPYAETMGDIIPSATLRHSDRHPEDLAVLKAAAASGKPVVTVFLSGRPLFVNDLLNASDAFVAAWLPGSEGEGIADLLFASEHGMPAFNFSGTLAMPWPGVPCPYADGGKAANWLFARGQGLHYPSHHDLPMLPTHADVGTCASTSTLPIFHTLAQSPFALYLGAGSSGHDVHPVGADLNAAIEWPANHPLFSLRTVQVNTQQDAKLVSWHGPGRFFMQSPQPTNLMPLVATHAALQFDVVIETPAQSPVAIYMGCGDGCTRALDVSGIFAAYERGKRHAVSIPLQCFVKPGADLAHIDVPFGVLASTPYSAAFANVRIAAEAGSAANAACPETAAQ, encoded by the coding sequence ATGATCGGAAGCAAGTGGGCGGTTCTGGCAGGCGCCAGCGTATGGGTGTTGGCGTCAGGCGGTGAGGCGAGGGCGGCGGTTGCCGCTTCGCCTGCGCCGGGGTTGGTGACCGAGCAAGCGCTTGCGCCCAGCCATTACAGCGACTGGCCGCGGATCACCTCTGCGAGAGCGGTGGATCGGCATCTGGACGCGCAGGTGCACGACATCGTCGCGCAGATGAGCCTGGCACAGAAGATCGGCCAGATGACTCAGGCGGAGATCAAATCGATCACGCCCGAGCAGGTTCGGCAGTACTACATTGGCTCGGTGCTCAACGGCGGTGGGTCGTGGCCGCAGGGCAACAAGCACGCCAGTGCGGCCGATTGGCTTGCCCTGGCGGATCGCTATTACGACGCTTCGATGGCCGTCGATGCGCCGGTGAAACTGCCGATCATCTGGGGCACCGATGCGGTGCACGGCCACAGCAACGTATTTGGTGCGACGCTGTTTCCGCACAATGTGGGGCTGGGTGCGGCGCATGATCCGGAGCTGATCCGGCAGATCGGCGCAGCCACCGCGCGCGCCGTGCGTGCCACCGGGGTCGACTGGGCGTTCGCGCCCACCCTGGCTGTCGCGCAGAACACGCGTTGGGGTCGTACCTACGAGAGTTTTTCCAACTATGGGCCGCTGGTGCGCGTTTATGCGCGCGCCTACATTGATGGACTGCAGGGACATTTCGGCGACGCCAACGTGATGGCCACGGCCAAGCATTTCATCGGCGATGGCGCGACCGCCAATGGCACCGATCAGGGCGACGCGAAGGTGAGTCGGCTGGAGATGATCAACGTGCACGGCTCGGGTTATGTGGGCGCACTGGAAACGGGCGTGCTCAGCGTGATGGCGTCCTACAACAGTTGGGACGATGCGGTCGACGGGGTCAACTACGGCAAGATGAGCGGCGCTCGCGCGCTGCTGACCGGTGCGCTGAAAGACAAGATGGGCTTCCCTGGTTTCATCGTGTCCGACTGGAACGCGATCGGCCAGTTGCCCGGATGCAGCAACGCGAGTTGTCCGCAGGCGATCAATGCCGGCATTGACATGGTGATGGTGCCGGATGACTGGCGCGCCTTCATTGCCAACACCACGCATCAAGTCCAGGGCGGCGAAATTCCGATGTCACGCATCGATGATGCGGTGAGCCGCATCGTGCGCGCCAAGCTGGTACTGGGCGAATTTGGCAAGCGTCCGTCGCAACGCGTCGGTGCGGGTGATGCGAGCCGGCTGCAGGATCGCGCACTGGCGCGCCGCGCGGTGCGCGAGTCGCTGGTGTTGCTGAAGAACAACCACGACGTGCTGCCGTTCAAGCGAGGCACTAAAGTGCTGGTGGTTGGCAAGAGTGCCGATACGATTGCCAATCAGGTTGGCGGCTGGTCGTTGACCTGGCAGGGTACGGATAACAGCAATGCCGATTTCCCGAATGCGACCAGTGTGCTCGCCGGTATTCGCGCCGTGGATGGCTCAGCGAACGTTACGTACCGTGCCACCACCGACGGTGTCGATCTCAAGGCGTTCGACGCGATCATCGCGGTGATCGGCGAGACGCCTTACGCGGAGACCATGGGCGACATCATTCCGTCGGCCACGCTGCGCCATAGCGATCGTCACCCTGAAGACCTGGCGGTGTTGAAAGCAGCCGCGGCATCCGGCAAGCCGGTCGTCACGGTGTTCCTGTCTGGCCGTCCACTGTTCGTCAACGACTTGCTCAACGCATCCGACGCGTTTGTTGCTGCGTGGCTGCCGGGCTCGGAAGGCGAGGGCATTGCCGATCTGCTGTTCGCCAGCGAGCATGGCATGCCCGCGTTCAACTTCAGCGGCACCCTGGCGATGCCATGGCCGGGCGTGCCGTGTCCTTACGCTGACGGTGGCAAGGCGGCAAACTGGTTGTTCGCGCGTGGTCAGGGGCTGCACTATCCCAGCCATCACGACCTGCCCATGCTGCCGACGCATGCCGATGTCGGCACCTGCGCCAGCACGTCGACACTGCCGATCTTTCACACGCTGGCACAGTCTCCGTTTGCGTTGTACCTGGGTGCAGGCAGCAGCGGCCACGACGTTCATCCAGTAGGTGCGGATCTGAATGCAGCGATCGAGTGGCCGGCCAACCATCCGCTCTTCAGCCTGCGCACCGTGCAGGTCAACACCCAGCAGGATGCCAAGCTAGTCAGTTGGCACGGGCCAGGCCGGTTCTTCATGCAAAGTCCGCAGCCGACCAACCTGATGCCGCTGGTGGCCACCCATGCTGCGCTGCAGTTCGACGTGGTGATTGAGACGCCGGCGCAAAGTCCGGTCGCGATCTACATGGGTTGTGGCGATGGCTGCACCCGGGCGCTGGACGTCAGCGGAATATTTGCTGCCTATGAGCGCGGCAAGCGGCATGCGGTATCCATCCCGTTGCAATGCTTCGTCAAACCGGGTGCAGATCTCGCGCATATCGATGTGCCGTTCGGCGTGCTCGCTTCGACCCCGTATTCCGCAGCGTTCGCGAACGTGCGGATCGCCGCGGAGGCAGGAAGTGCTGCTAACGCGGCATGTCCGGAGACGGCAGCGCAATGA
- a CDS encoding TonB-dependent receptor, with protein MNHRSGLHGVSTPLHFHLRPLVAACAVALFALASGGPAFAQEAASQQQTAQATTAAAQDSSNAKADDKAARSKKKSKEPVTDLSGVVVTGIATSIASSMKVKEDSNNIVEAISAEDIGKLPDVSIADSLSRVSGLATQRANGNANAISIRGLAPDFAGTTLDGREQATVGENRGVEYDQYPAELINGVTIYKTPDAGLIGQGLSGTVDLHTINPLDLSKRTLVFNLRGEHNSNGSLNPGTGTGVNGRRASFSYVDQFLNHTLGVAIGVAAVDQPVQEKQYQAWWWSADNGSAGIDQNWGGPHTSGMPDNVISQEGMQLRAQSQNEKRNGLMTVLEWAPNDVYYSKLDMYYSTFTKRKFTNGAQWSSSPYDNVSYDNVQTSPGQPLPIVTAGTILGVAPILQNEYTKEHDKLYSIGWNNKLYLGDWTLMADLSSSSARVKLHDAYLFSGLANGAFTDVAFTTPSGFGYPNFRPVADLSDPGTMLFTDPDNYGYNGREEFDHQDDTIHAVRLQASHPVGGIFSDVDFGVDYSDRTKTKHADVLFAYLNGNGSTQGTYQNHLSAPIHPSLLYNPTSLGYGGISGILNYNVLGALYGNQFYLVQKNGQGDWSRNYTVEEKVPLAYVKFNIDTHVGDIPLRGNVGVQVVHTDQSSRALQTNGDTLVGQIRDGSTYNNVLPSLNLVADLGNRQYLRFGLAKTMARGRIDDEKVATSAGVSKITDGPGAGQVLWSGSGGNPQLRPYVAVGTDLSWEKYFGKASYVAAAVFHKNLLNYIYNQTVLDYNFSNYTNDTPTLVPTSNIGSFTTPENGTGGKMDGLELSGALEGSLVASALEGFGAQANFSLTHSSIPLSSISSVPGGPNSLPGLSRKVANLALFYERYGFSVRVAERYRSSFTGEAVALFDQLGYTKILANRQTDLQLGYAFSSGRLDGLSLLLQVNNLSNSSDSTVQVAGLPNGVALTRPLEYDTWGRTVLFGINYKL; from the coding sequence ATGAATCATCGTTCCGGGTTGCATGGCGTAAGCACGCCGCTCCATTTTCATCTCCGTCCTTTGGTGGCTGCGTGTGCAGTTGCCTTGTTCGCACTCGCGAGTGGCGGCCCTGCTTTTGCGCAGGAGGCGGCCAGTCAACAGCAGACAGCGCAGGCCACTACGGCTGCAGCGCAAGACAGCAGCAACGCAAAAGCTGATGACAAGGCGGCCAGGAGCAAGAAGAAATCGAAGGAGCCGGTAACGGATTTGAGCGGCGTGGTGGTGACAGGCATTGCCACCAGTATCGCCAGTTCGATGAAGGTGAAGGAGGACTCGAACAACATCGTCGAGGCGATCTCCGCCGAGGACATCGGCAAGCTGCCCGATGTCAGCATTGCCGACAGCTTGTCGCGTGTTTCCGGTCTGGCGACACAGCGCGCCAACGGCAATGCCAACGCCATTTCCATTCGCGGCCTGGCGCCGGATTTTGCCGGCACCACGCTGGATGGACGCGAGCAGGCCACGGTGGGCGAGAATCGCGGCGTGGAGTACGACCAGTATCCCGCCGAACTGATCAACGGGGTGACCATCTACAAGACCCCCGATGCCGGCCTGATCGGACAGGGCCTGTCGGGCACGGTGGACCTGCACACGATCAACCCGCTGGATTTGTCCAAGCGCACCTTGGTCTTCAACCTGCGTGGTGAGCACAACAGCAACGGCTCGCTGAACCCGGGCACGGGAACCGGTGTCAACGGCCGCCGCGCCAGTTTTTCGTACGTCGACCAGTTTCTCAATCACACGCTGGGCGTGGCGATCGGTGTTGCCGCCGTGGATCAGCCGGTACAGGAGAAGCAGTACCAGGCATGGTGGTGGAGCGCCGACAACGGCAGTGCCGGTATCGACCAGAATTGGGGCGGCCCGCATACCTCAGGCATGCCGGACAACGTGATCTCGCAGGAAGGCATGCAGCTGCGTGCACAATCGCAGAACGAAAAACGCAATGGCCTGATGACCGTGCTGGAGTGGGCGCCGAACGACGTCTACTACTCGAAGCTGGACATGTATTACTCCACCTTCACCAAGCGCAAGTTCACCAACGGTGCACAGTGGTCGAGCAGCCCGTACGACAATGTTTCCTACGACAACGTGCAGACCTCGCCCGGCCAGCCGTTGCCGATTGTCACCGCTGGCACCATTCTCGGCGTCGCGCCGATCTTGCAGAACGAATACACCAAGGAACACGACAAGCTTTACTCGATCGGCTGGAACAACAAGCTGTATCTCGGTGACTGGACCTTGATGGCCGACCTGTCCTCATCCAGTGCCCGGGTGAAGCTGCATGACGCCTATTTGTTCAGCGGGCTTGCCAATGGCGCCTTTACCGACGTTGCGTTCACTACGCCGAGCGGCTTTGGCTATCCGAACTTCCGGCCGGTGGCTGACCTGAGCGACCCGGGCACGATGCTGTTCACGGACCCGGACAACTACGGTTACAACGGGCGTGAGGAGTTTGACCATCAGGACGACACCATCCACGCGGTGCGACTGCAGGCCAGTCATCCGGTCGGCGGGATCTTCAGCGACGTGGATTTCGGCGTGGACTATTCGGACCGCACCAAGACCAAGCACGCCGATGTGCTGTTCGCGTATCTCAACGGCAACGGCTCCACTCAAGGCACCTACCAGAACCACCTCAGCGCGCCGATCCATCCGTCGCTGCTGTACAACCCCACCTCGCTTGGCTACGGCGGCATTTCCGGCATTCTCAACTACAACGTGCTGGGCGCGCTGTACGGCAACCAGTTCTACCTGGTGCAGAAGAATGGGCAGGGCGACTGGAGCCGCAACTACACCGTCGAAGAGAAGGTGCCGCTGGCTTACGTCAAGTTCAACATCGACACGCACGTGGGCGATATCCCGTTGCGTGGCAACGTCGGCGTGCAGGTGGTGCATACCGACCAGTCATCGCGGGCGCTGCAGACCAACGGCGACACGCTGGTCGGCCAGATCCGCGACGGTTCGACCTACAACAACGTGCTGCCCAGTCTCAACCTGGTGGCGGATCTGGGCAATCGGCAATACCTGCGTTTCGGCCTGGCCAAAACCATGGCGCGTGGCCGCATCGATGACGAGAAGGTAGCTACCTCTGCCGGCGTCTCGAAGATCACCGACGGGCCGGGTGCTGGCCAGGTGCTGTGGTCGGGTAGCGGCGGCAACCCGCAGTTGCGTCCCTACGTGGCAGTCGGCACGGACCTGTCGTGGGAGAAGTATTTCGGCAAGGCCAGTTACGTGGCTGCCGCGGTGTTCCACAAGAACCTGCTCAACTACATCTACAACCAGACCGTGCTCGACTACAACTTCTCCAACTACACCAATGACACGCCGACCCTGGTGCCCACCAGCAACATCGGTTCGTTCACCACGCCGGAGAACGGTACCGGCGGCAAGATGGATGGCCTGGAACTGTCCGGTGCGCTTGAGGGTAGCTTGGTGGCATCTGCACTGGAAGGTTTCGGTGCGCAGGCCAACTTCTCGCTGACCCACAGTTCGATTCCGTTGTCCTCCATTTCGTCGGTTCCCGGTGGTCCGAACAGCTTGCCGGGCCTGTCACGCAAAGTGGCCAATCTGGCGTTGTTCTATGAGCGCTACGGATTCTCGGTGCGGGTGGCCGAACGCTATCGCTCGTCGTTCACCGGTGAAGCGGTGGCTTTGTTCGATCAGCTCGGTTACACCAAGATCCTCGCCAATCGGCAGACTGACCTGCAACTGGGCTACGCGTTCAGCAGCGGCCGTCTGGACGGCTTGTCGCTGCTGCTGCAGGTCAACAACCTGTCCAACTCGTCGGATTCGACGGTACAGGTTGCCGGCTTGCCCAACGGTGTGGCGTTGACCCGGCCGCTGGAATACGACACCTGGGGCAGGACTGTCCTGTTCGGCATCAACTACAAGTTGTAG
- a CDS encoding peroxiredoxin-like family protein — protein sequence MRLAAPCPAINFRTKDIYGNAFQLSDHLGKRILLSFFRDAGCPFCNLRVYELTHNHQQWLDQNLEIIAVFSDTSEKVRRFVSRHPRPFTMLADPELELYNRYGIQHSASAMLKAILFKFPRILKGLFKGARPSNNPHLTIVPADFLIAEDGRISKVWYGRDTSDHIPLDEIQRFIDEGKASA from the coding sequence ATGCGTCTTGCCGCCCCCTGCCCAGCGATCAATTTCCGCACCAAGGATATTTATGGCAACGCTTTCCAGCTGAGCGACCATCTCGGCAAACGCATTCTGCTGTCGTTCTTTCGCGATGCCGGCTGCCCCTTCTGCAACCTGCGCGTGTATGAGCTGACGCACAACCACCAGCAGTGGCTGGATCAGAACCTGGAGATCATTGCGGTATTCAGCGACACCTCCGAGAAAGTACGCCGCTTTGTGTCACGCCACCCGCGTCCGTTCACGATGCTGGCCGACCCTGAGCTGGAGCTCTACAACCGGTACGGCATCCAGCACTCGGCCTCGGCCATGCTGAAGGCCATCCTGTTCAAGTTTCCGCGCATTCTCAAGGGACTGTTCAAGGGAGCTCGTCCCAGCAACAACCCACACCTGACCATCGTGCCCGCCGACTTCCTGATCGCGGAGGACGGCCGCATTTCAAAGGTCTGGTACGGACGCGATACCAGCGACCATATTCCACTGGACGAGATCCAGCGCTTCATCGATGAGGGCAAGGCGTCAGCCTAG
- a CDS encoding endonuclease/exonuclease/phosphatase family protein, whose product MNLRHWSSLLACALLLALSLPGRAAEAPLRVMTFNVRVPVDTGMNAWENRRDLMVQVIKAQHPDLLGTQELTEEQGEYLAAHLPGYAWFGQGRDGGSKGEHMGVFYRTDRLQVERSGDFWLSDTPDVPGSKTWGQPYPRMVTWAHFRLRDGGGTFDYFNTHFPYLPEDVHARMLSADEILQRIGKLATSARVILAGDFNCGPDTPVHAKLTGTLQDAWTTAVSQSGPAKTFHNFTGTPDQRIDWILSRGFKVISVQTITTHEGARYPSDHFPVIAELGG is encoded by the coding sequence ATGAATTTGCGCCATTGGTCTTCGCTGCTTGCCTGCGCGCTGTTGCTTGCCCTGTCCCTGCCGGGACGGGCGGCGGAGGCACCACTGCGGGTGATGACGTTCAACGTGCGGGTGCCAGTGGATACCGGCATGAATGCGTGGGAGAACCGGCGCGACCTGATGGTGCAGGTGATCAAGGCGCAGCATCCCGATCTGCTGGGTACGCAGGAGCTGACCGAGGAGCAGGGCGAATACCTTGCCGCGCATCTGCCCGGCTACGCCTGGTTCGGACAGGGTCGGGACGGCGGCAGCAAGGGTGAGCACATGGGCGTGTTCTATCGCACGGACCGCCTGCAGGTGGAGCGCTCCGGTGACTTCTGGTTGTCCGATACGCCGGACGTGCCCGGCAGCAAGACCTGGGGACAGCCCTATCCGCGCATGGTCACCTGGGCACATTTCCGCCTGCGTGATGGCGGCGGTACGTTCGATTATTTCAACACCCATTTTCCCTACCTGCCCGAAGACGTTCATGCGCGCATGCTCAGCGCGGACGAAATCCTGCAGCGCATCGGCAAGCTGGCCACTAGCGCACGGGTGATCCTCGCGGGTGATTTCAATTGCGGGCCCGATACGCCGGTGCACGCGAAACTGACCGGCACGCTGCAGGATGCCTGGACGACAGCCGTCTCGCAGTCGGGTCCGGCGAAGACCTTCCACAACTTCACCGGCACGCCGGATCAGCGCATCGACTGGATATTGAGTCGTGGCTTCAAGGTCATCTCCGTTCAAACGATCACCACGCACGAGGGTGCGCGTTATCCCTCGGATCATTTTCCGGTGATTGCCGAATTGGGTGGGTAA
- a CDS encoding acetate/propionate family kinase has product MSETVGSSFIVVLNCGSSSIKFALFDAGEAPLARTPAWRGKVDAITGTAPTFSADGAEAVPLTLDTKHPYASALTYLRQRIMTWLEGRSIMAVAHRVVHGGSKYFEPVRVDAEVLADLKSYIPLAPLHQPFALEAIAALLDELPHLPQVACFDTGFHQSMPVVEKMLPLPRFAWDEGLRRYGFHGLSYTYLAQVLGERYGADARGHTIVAHLGSGASLCAMCNLHSVATTMGFSALDGLMMGTRCGSLDPGALIYLMEIRKLSLERVAHMLYHESGLLGVSGVSGDPRMLLPRENEDPVQQALELYVRRIVREVGALAASLNGLDMLAFTAGIGEHQSVIRERVCASLSFLGVVIDAQANAVNASVISSTTSKVKVVVEPTNEEWVAATAAVSIC; this is encoded by the coding sequence ATGAGCGAGACCGTCGGCAGCTCCTTCATCGTCGTGCTCAATTGCGGTTCCTCCAGCATCAAATTCGCGTTGTTCGACGCAGGCGAAGCGCCGCTGGCCCGCACACCAGCCTGGCGCGGCAAGGTTGACGCCATCACCGGCACCGCGCCGACGTTCAGTGCCGACGGTGCCGAAGCGGTGCCGCTGACGCTCGATACCAAACATCCCTATGCATCGGCGCTCACCTATCTGCGCCAGCGCATCATGACCTGGCTGGAAGGCCGCAGCATCATGGCAGTGGCACATCGCGTGGTGCACGGCGGCAGCAAGTACTTCGAGCCGGTGCGCGTGGACGCGGAAGTCCTGGCCGATCTGAAAAGTTACATTCCGCTGGCACCGCTGCATCAACCGTTCGCGCTGGAGGCCATCGCCGCGCTGCTGGATGAATTGCCGCACCTGCCGCAGGTAGCCTGTTTCGACACCGGCTTCCACCAGAGCATGCCGGTCGTCGAGAAGATGCTGCCGCTGCCCCGTTTCGCATGGGACGAAGGCCTGCGCCGCTATGGTTTTCATGGACTGTCGTATACGTATCTGGCTCAGGTTCTGGGCGAGCGCTATGGCGCCGACGCACGCGGCCACACCATCGTGGCGCACCTTGGCAGCGGCGCCAGCCTCTGCGCGATGTGCAACCTGCACAGCGTCGCCACCACCATGGGCTTCTCGGCGCTGGATGGGTTGATGATGGGTACGCGTTGCGGCTCGCTCGATCCCGGTGCGCTCATTTACCTGATGGAAATTCGCAAGCTGTCGCTCGAACGCGTCGCGCACATGCTGTATCACGAGTCCGGCCTGCTCGGCGTCTCCGGCGTTTCCGGCGATCCGCGGATGCTGTTGCCGCGCGAAAATGAAGATCCGGTGCAACAGGCACTGGAACTCTATGTCAGGCGCATCGTGCGCGAAGTCGGTGCGCTGGCAGCCAGTTTGAACGGGCTGGACATGCTGGCCTTCACCGCTGGCATCGGCGAACATCAGTCGGTGATACGCGAACGCGTCTGCGCCAGCTTGAGCTTTCTCGGCGTGGTCATCGATGCACAGGCCAATGCCGTCAATGCTTCGGTGATCTCCAGCACGACCAGCAAGGTGAAAGTCGTGGTGGAACCCACCAACGAAGAATGGGTGGCTGCAACAGCTGCTGTCTCGATTTGCTGA
- a CDS encoding RidA family protein: MIQRFDTGPRMSEMTTHNGVAYLAGQVPEDTRMDIVGQTEQVLHAIDELLKRAATDKTHILRAEIFLADMADFDGMNEAWGRWVPHGASPARATVQATLARPDWKIEIVVTAAIP, translated from the coding sequence ATGATCCAGCGTTTCGATACCGGTCCACGCATGTCTGAAATGACCACCCACAACGGCGTCGCCTATCTCGCCGGGCAGGTTCCCGAGGACACCCGCATGGACATCGTCGGTCAAACCGAGCAGGTGCTCCATGCCATCGACGAGCTGCTGAAGCGGGCAGCGACCGACAAGACCCACATTCTACGCGCGGAGATCTTCCTGGCTGATATGGCCGATTTCGACGGCATGAACGAAGCCTGGGGCCGCTGGGTTCCGCACGGTGCTTCGCCTGCGCGTGCCACCGTGCAGGCAACGCTGGCCAGGCCAGACTGGAAAATCGAGATCGTGGTTACCGCGGCGATTCCGTAG
- a CDS encoding VOC family protein codes for MFSHIMVGSNDIDRSQRFYDAVLGVLGAGKPLRNDAKTGQTRLFYRHDGNTFCVTEPINGDAATCANGGTIGFKCDSPEQVQQFHDVAVAHGGTSIEAAPGLRESPMGPMHLAYVRDPDGHKLCAIHRAG; via the coding sequence ATGTTCAGTCACATCATGGTCGGTTCCAACGATATCGATCGCTCACAGCGCTTTTACGATGCCGTGCTGGGTGTACTCGGTGCTGGCAAGCCGTTGCGCAACGACGCAAAAACCGGACAAACCCGACTGTTCTATCGACATGACGGCAACACCTTCTGCGTCACTGAGCCCATCAACGGCGACGCCGCTACCTGCGCCAACGGTGGCACGATCGGTTTCAAGTGCGACTCGCCCGAACAGGTGCAGCAGTTCCATGACGTTGCCGTCGCCCACGGCGGCACCTCGATCGAAGCCGCACCGGGTTTGCGCGAAAGCCCGATGGGACCGATGCACTTGGCCTACGTGCGTGATCCCGATGGCCACAAGTTGTGCGCGATCCATCGGGCGGGCTAG